AAGGGGAGAAGATAACCATATCGTCGTACCCCTGAAGGGGCAGTTTAAGGACGGAGAGAATTTCTACTCCACACTACTGCATGAGATAGCGCACTCGACTGGAGAACCTGAGCATCTGAACCGGGAAAAAGGCGTGATTTTCGGAGACAAGCAATATGCCAAAGAGGAACTGGTTGCCGAACTCACCTCCGCTACCGTCGGGCAAAGCCTGGGAATATCCACCCATATCCGGGAAGAAAATGCCATGTATCTAAAAAACTGGCTGGGAGCCTTGAAAGAAGATCCCAAATTCATCTACAACATCCTTGCCGATGTAGGAAAAGCCAGCAATATGATTCAGGAACATACCGCACGGATGGAACAGTACCTCACACCGGAGGAACGGTTCACGCAGGCCGTCCTGCAAGACAACCGTCCGGTATTGGAGCAGATGAAAAACGAAGGTTTTACCCCTTCATCACGGTTATTGGAAAGTGTTGCGGCAAACCATCCTACAGCCGACAACCTTGAAACGCTACACAGCACTTTCGGCATTTCGCTGCCTTCCATGGAAGCGGAGCCAGCCATGAAAAATATGAATGAGCCACAGCTCGGATTATAAACTTTTAAAAACCATCATTATGTTTACAGGACAAATTATCGGTTATGTCGGTGCGGATGCCCGGCAGAACAAGAACGGAAAAGGATTCAACTTCCATGTATCCACCAAGTACAAGAACGTGAACAACGAGGAACAGACCCTATGGGTATGCTGTTTCGTGAATTACGAGAGTAAAGTCTTTGAGTATCTGAAAAAAGGGACACAGGTATATGTCTGCGGCGATGTGTATGCCGATGTATTCCAGAAGGATGACGGTAGCCACATCCCATCCGTCAGCCTGACCGTCTCACGCATTGAGTTACTGGGAAAGGCAGAGAAAAAAGAGAGCGGTGACGGAACGGCATCCGGACAACCCCAATAACAGCAACGGCCATGGAAAGAGAGAAGAAAGACCTGTCATTCATCCTGATCCTGCTATCCACGCTCATCGGGACAGCCGTACTGTTTCAGTGGGCTATCGTTACGGGATTATACGCTCCACTACGTAATCCGGCCATGTGGGAAAGGCTGATGGAGAAGGATATCCTATTCCGGTTTCTCTACGTTATCCTGATCGGAGGCCTCGCTTTTCTCTTTCCGGTTGGCAAAGTGAAAGACGAAAACAAGAAATGGGTTTACACCAGTATGACACTGGTTACGGCATCCATGCTGGTTGTCGGATTCAGCCGGTTATCAGCGTGGTATAACCTATTTGTATTTCCCATTCTATTCGTAGCGTACACGCTGCTTGTCATCAAGACTCTGCCTTATTTCATCCGGCGTCATGCCCAATCCGATGATAGCATTTTCGGGTTAAGCCGGGAAGAATCGGCTTTCTACTTCCGCTTTGAAACCGCCTCCGGGCCGCTGGTCATCCATAAGCCGCAGCAGAATGTCTATATCGACGGCGGTCCGGGAAGCGGTAAATCAGAGAGCTGGATCAAGGGAATCATCTACCAGTGCGCCGAGCGCAACTATGCCGGATTCGTGTACGATTGGGAGGGTGATCCCACCAAGGACAAGTCACCCATCCTCTCACGTATCGCATACGGAAGCATCGAACATTTCCGGAACAAGGGGATGGAAACACCCCGTTTCGCCTATATCAACTTTGTGGATATGTCACGCACGGTCAGGGTGAACGTACTTTCTCCGCAATACATGTCAAAGGGAAACGAATCGCTATTCATCCGCAATATCATCATGACACTGATGAAGAATCTGGAAGCAAGCTGGAAGGAAAAGACCGACTTTTGGGCCAACAATGCCATCAACTACGTCTATTCAATCGCCTATAAATGTTTCAAGGAAAGGAAGCTTGGTATCTGTACGCTGCCCCATGTGATAGCCCTTGCCCTTTCTGACAGCAACCTAGTATTCCACTGGCTGTCGGAAGATCCTGAAATCGCATTGAACATGTCCTCCATGCTGACCGCCTGGAAACTGGGTGCACAACAGCAGACAGCCGGAGCCGTATCATCCGCACAGACTCCGTTGGTACTCCTGAACAACAAATACATCTTCTGGGTGTTGTCGCCACTTCCCGAAGAAGAGTTCTCTTTGGATATAACCAACAAGGAACACCCAACGCTGTTATGCGTAGGCAATGCGCCCACCATCAAGGAAGCCGTTTCCCCTGCTATTTCCTGCATCGGCAGCGTCTTGATGTCACAGATGAACAATCCCGGCAAAGCGACCAGCATATTCATGGTAGATGAATTTCCGACCATCCTGTTGCAAGGCATTGACACTTTCATCGGAACCGCCCGGAAGCACAATGTCGCTACCATTCTCGCCGTTCAGGACTTCAACCAAGCGGTCAGGGACTATGGAGAGAAAAGTGCCAACATCCTGAAAGCCTCCTGCGGAACGCAGGCTTACGGTATGACCGGAAATGAGAAGACCGCCAAAGACATCGAGAACTTGCTTGGGGAGAAGAAAGAAGCGCAAGAATCTTATTCACACCAAGCCGGTGGCAATAACAGTGTCACGGAGAGCCTGCAAAAAGAAAAAGTCTTAAAGGCAAGGGACATTGCCGGACAAGCAGCCGGACACTTCATTGGCAAGATTGCCGGAGGCAAGCCGCCATTCTTCAGCGTGCAGATGGATATGTGCCGTTTTGAAGAGAAGGAGATACCCCGTTTCTCCTTACCGGTCAAACTGGGCAACGGCAAAGAAGAGATGGAACTGGAAATCCTGGAAGAGATTATCCAGCAGAACTACATCAAAATCATTGAAGATGTCAACGCCATCCTCAAAAAGATAGAGGACAAATTAAAAGAAAAGTCAGCAGTTCCGCCAACCGGGACACACAAGACAGAACAAAAAATCATCCGATAACATTCAACAAAAGAATCCTACCATGAGAAAAATTCATTCATTATTAGCGGCAGCCTGCTTATTGGCCGCTTCATGCAACAAAGAGGAAATCCAATCGGAAACAGACAAAGCCGGCATGTATCACATCACCGTAGCCGTAACCGGTTCCTCACCCAAAGGCAGTGTGCATATATATAATCTTGACGGCGTGAGATTCAGGAACGAACGCACCGGTACCTCCGCAGCTTCCGTAGATGAGAGTTTCACCGATAAAGCGGAATACAGCACGGAAAAGCCTGTCAGCCAAATTACCGTGCAAGGCATTCTCTATTCAAAAGAGAGTGCTATCATCACCATGCAGATAAAAAAAGACGGGGAAAGCGTATTCAACCAGAGCAAACAGTTGGAGGCCGTTCCCGGTATAGACACTACTGTTGATTTGGTTTACAGTACCTTGAAATAAAAATGCAGACGAATCAAAAAACATATACTTTCTCTTCCATATTTAGATGATATTTCTTATCTTTATGAAAGATAATCTTTCTCATTTATAATCTAAGCTCAGATAAAATGAGATTCAACTAATCCAGTCAACGTTATGAAAGTCGATTTCAATCAGATAAAAACAACCATTTCTCTGCCCGATTTCCTGCTGGAACTAGGATGGAAAATCGTGGAAGGCTCTTCCAACTCCTGTCCCAAAATGAGCAACGGAACGCATACCATCGTCATCAAGCGGAACTCGCAGAACCAATACACCTATTGGGACGTGCATAGTGACAGCGTGCGTGGCCGCAGTATCATGGATCTGATGCAGGAACATCTATTTGAAACAACCGGAAAAATGCCGTCCTTGCGCGAGGTGGGGGAGATCCTTCAGAACTACATCAACACCAACCGCATCACGACACCCGAAAAAAGCCGGTATGAAGTAGGTAACACAAGCATGAGAGCGGACGAACTTCAATTCTACTTGAGCCAGCTACAACCCTACAAGGGCAATTATCTCCAGAAAAGAGGTATCCTGAAAGAAAGCATTGAAAGCCGGTTCTTCAAAGACACTTTCTTTATCCGTGAGGTAAAGAACAAAGGGAGTGTTTACCGCAACGTGTGCATCAAGATGTACAATGAAAACGGTGTGCAAGCCATTTCTCAACGAAATGAAACATTCAAAGGGATTATCGGTGGCAAGTTCGACTGTCTGGCGACCAGCAACCATGACAAAAGCCGCCCGATAGACATTCTCTACATTGGGGAGTCATTTATAGACTGTATCTCCCACTATCAATTACGCCATTCCGGAAACGACCTCAATCTTGTATATGTATCTACGGAAGGGACATTCACGGAAGGACAAATGAGGCTATTACGCCTGATTCTTGACAAGAACCAGGTAAAGGAGCTCCGGAGCATCTTTGACAACGACAAACAAGGGCACAAGTACACTCTATGGCTGCATCGTTACTTTCATGGCGATACGACTGATGTCGAGAGCCTGAGTAACGATGAACTCCGCAACAAGGTACGGAAACTGAAGAACGTCGAACTTTCGGAAAACAAGGATTGGAACGATGATCTGAAAATCTCGTGTGGCATCTGTTCCTCCACGGAGGACGGCCAGTAACCTCATAGATTTGCTCCATCACATAATACGACAACCTATAAAATCAGATCAATATGAATATCAAGCATTTATTTTTTTGTATGCTGCTCATTGCCTTTTCCTCATGCAGCAAACCCGGCTATGAGAAGGCCATTGCGGAATGGGTTCAGACAGATTCTCACGGCACCTGGACGGATTTAAAGTTCGAACTACTGGAAGTGTTGGAAACAGAAGACGTCACCGTATCGGACAGCCTGTGCTACCTGAACAACAAAAGCGCACAATTATCCGCTGTCATACAGAAAGCGGAAAGTCCCCGTGCCTTATTCAAACCGTCCTTTTCCGCCTATATGGAAGCCGAAAAAAGCCTGAAAGCAACGGATGCCATGAAAGCCATGTACCTGCACCGTGACAGTACGGAAGTTATCGGCAAGATATTAAAATGCAGGTATGCCATCGTCCAGCCACACTCAGGGGTGCAGCAGAAAAAGACGGCTTCTTTCCTATTGTCCCCCGACATGGAAAAATGTATCGGCAAACTAAAGCCGACAAGCAAATAATCCGAGCGTAACGATGTGTAGCGACAACGTTTTTTGGGGTTCTTTTTTGGGCGTCTTCCAAAAAAGAACTCCCACACATTTAGATGTGTGGGCTATTCATTACACTACCATCCTTTCCCTTATCAACGGTATATTATCCCGTACCAAATTCAGAATCCGGTCATGATAGGCTGATAATTGGTTAGACTTTCCACGACACTGGCACACCTCCATCCTGCTAAGTGAAAACTCCACCGTTTCCATGCGCCTTCCATCCACCGTTGCCGACATTATCAACGAATCTTCTCTCTTATAATAGGCGTTGCTGAATACACAATGATGCAGCAACTTTCCCTCTTTGTAAAAGTCCGAAAGGCTTTCCAATACCCGAACCATAATATTTCCATCCGCAAACGAAAGATTAAAGAAACGTGATTTGGCAGCAATATAGTCTTTTTCATCCTTTTCAGAATATTTTTTCTTACATTTCCCCATCACCCAATCATGCGCTTCTTCTACATTCAACGGACACAAATAATGAGGATTTCTCGCATCCAATTTATTTTCTATCAGCATATCCACATAGTCCAGCCACAAGTCCGCATCATGTATCACATAGTCATGTCTTAAACAGATTTTTACATACGTCCAATACTTATCTATACCGTATTTTCTCTCTAAAAATCTCAAGAACAAATTCATTTGCCCTGCCTTATATAATATCTCCATCCGATTATCAGTTAATAATGTCATAAAGAAGGAACTCGGACAAATATCATAAAAGGCACCCTTAAATCCATTCCTCGTAAGTTCGGGTATCACTTTCATTCTCGGATAGATAACTGCCGGGCAAATATCATAAATACGGTCATGATGCACATTCCGCTTACGCAATTCCAAAGAACTTCCATATATCCATGCATCGTAATAAAATATAGACATGCCCCGCAGCAAAGACAGCGTTTCTGTCTTGCCCTCTTTATTCATCCAACACTGTACCGCCTCAATTATAAAGTAATTAGCCGGAGACCCTTTTTTCAGCCGGCAGTCCACCATAAAAAAACGGATAACTTGATATTGCTTGTATGTAGTAATCACACAAAAATATTCTTTATATACAGCCGTCCTTTTCCTGCTATTCTCCAATTTCAGGTTCATACCGCAATGAGGACATTTACAGTTTTTCTTATCTTCCTTATCCCGCCATGTATGCCCACAATCCAAACAAAAGCAATTCCCCTTTGCATCACGCTTGAAATAATGCACAAAGCAATGTTTATAGGCATAACGCTTTTGAGCCTCTGAAACGGGAGCTAACTTCCTGCTCCCATTCACGATTTCCATTTGTAATTTTGTCTTGGGTTTCATATCAAAAAAGAGTTAACTGGGTTTGTACTTCGGTGTTGTTCTCACGTTTAGCTTGTTGACGCTTCTTCAACTTTGCCAATTCTTCCTCCTGCAATTTTTTGATAGCAGCCTCACGAGCCGCTTTCTTTTCTTCCTCTGACAATTCAACATGATGATTTACGACTACATTACATTTCAATGGGCTACCCACCTCAATATTATCTTCCTGATAATAGTGCAACGCCATACCAAAAATTTCATCATCACTAAAACCACAGCAACCGCTTTTCTTCACTTGGTTTAAAATATAGGTAATGCAATTATCTATATTCTTTGTAGGTTTTTGATAGACTGGAGCAAACAGACTATCCACCGCTGCCATATTATCAAGGTATGCCTTGATGGTACTTTTAAATTGTTCTGACACTTTCATAGTATATCATTTTTAGATTTCATTTCACAATAAGCCAATTTCACGAGAAACAAGGAGAATAGGCAAATAAGAGCCAACAACGTAACCGACACAACCTTTATCGGACTTGGCGTTATTACCGCTCCGACAAACATAGCCACTGCACAAAGAGCGATGATGACCGAAAAAACAAATTGAATGATTTGCATATACTTCTGCTACTTAGTTTGTTAAACTTCTAATTTTATGCTTCAGCTAGATTTAAAGACCTTTTTTTAAAACCCCTTTCCGGGATGGCCTTTTCTTTCTGCCGACTTTTTTTTTGAGCTTTCATGCCCCATCTGAGTTTATGAGCCTTTTTTTTACGGCACACAACAATAAGGAAGGAGGGATTAAGAAAAGTTTTGGACGACAAAAAATGTTGGGGACAGCGAAGCCGTCCGGCGTTATTTTTTTCGGGACAAAGGGGCGAAGACCGGAACTCTTTCGTATCCATCCACCGAAATAAATTTGCCGTTCAAAAACAAAGGATCTCAGATGGAGCTATGAAAAAAGCACATTAGGGGAGGCAGAAAACAAGGAAAAGGGCAGTACGGAAAGTAAAACAAACCATACGGTTTTGCTTGCAAAACCGTATTCCTATCTCCCTGCCACAAGTGACAGGGGGGGAACGGGTTAGCAACGGACTGCCGGGACAAACGGTAAAAGGAAGGAACTGCAATACGGAAGAAGGAGGTTGTTTCGGCAATGCCGAAGCTCCGGATGATGACCATTGCAATCCCGCCCACGTTTGGAACTTCTCTTTTCTGGTTTGCCCATAATCAGCCGCATAGCGGATGACTACGGGCAAACCGGGAATGAGAACAGTCATTCCGATGAAGGGGAGGGTGGGGAAGAATACTGCGTGAACGCAAAAACACTCTCGGATATGTAGCAAAAAAAAGCGGCACTAGGCCGCTTCAATCATTTGCTTGCTTTTTTCTTTTTAGAGACAGCCTTCTGTTTAGGCTGATCCGGTTTTTCTTCTTCTTTTTCCGGAGCCGGATAAAACTTGGTGGCTACCATCACAATGCGGTTACGCTTCTCCCCACTTTTAGAATCCGTCCATTCTTCCGGCTTAAAGTAGCCTTCAACGGTTATCAGCTCACCTTTTTTCAATACATCGAAGGAATCCAGTGCTTCATTCTTTCTCCAGGCTTCAATCCCCATGAAAGCGGAAACATAAGAGGTTTCTTCACCTGTCTTGTCTGCACGGCTGACCGCGATAGAAAAGCGTGCTACGCTTGCTGTTTCAAAACTACGGATTTCTGCATCCTTACCGATAAAACCTGTTACTGCGAATGAATTTTCAATCTTTTTCATATCTCTGATTTTTTAGAAGTTAATTAATCAATTTTACAGTGCAATAACTGATTGTTGGCTTTGGGGGACACCATGAAAAAAGATATAAATACTCTTTTTATGCTGGCCGGAAAAAGGAAGATTTGTAACTTTTTTATTGGTGAAGATGGCAGCAAATAATTCGGGTTAAATACGCTTTTTATGCAAGGCAAAAAAAGGAAGATTTCAGACGAATAACAACGTGGTGTTTGTGAATCGTCCCCTTATCCCCGTAAAAGGGGTTAGCAACAATCTATATTTGCAACGGAAAATGATTTGACTTCCCTAAAAAATGATATGAAAAAGACAAAACTTGAAAATCAGCAACAGGTTTGGAAAGGATGCAAAAAACAACCGGTCAGACAGCAAGCATGGCACATTCCGAAAATATGGTCAGCCGCCTATCGACACACCGGAAGAAACCTCTGCAATTCCTTTTAAAAAAATGAAGCCGAAGAATGAAGCATACAATATTCCACGTATCGAAAAAAGTGACTGCACGATAAAATGAAAGGCTGCAACGGAAGAACAGACTTGCGGATTCTGCGGGGAGAACATAACCATACAGGCATACAGCCACTACAACTGTTTCCGGAAAAAGAAGATTATACAACCGGAAAAACAGAAAGGCATCCACTCGGAGAAAAGCAAGCAAACGATTGAAGCGGACTGCCGATTTAGCGGCGAAATATCCGACTACCTATATACAGCCCTAAAAGGCTGGGGCATATGGGTAAGCAACAGACTGCCGGGCAAATAAAAGGAGAGTGGCATAGCCGCCGGAAAGAGGTTGTCTCGATGTGGCCGAAGCTCCGAAAGCAGACCGGATATGCCTCTCTCCTTTGCCTTCCCCATTCCTGGATTTCACACAATCACGGAGCCTGCGAGTGACTATGAGAAATCCTGAAACGGGGACAGTCACTCCGCTGAAAGGGTGGGTGGGAAACATGTGACTTTCTCCAAAATAACAAATAGGGGTATAAAGATCTCAAAAGAAAAGAAAGCCGTTCCAGAAAAGACTGGAGCAACTATCACCATCTACTGTTCTTTAAGTTAATTGCAGCAAATCCAAATCATCAGTGACCAATCCATCCAATACATGTTGGATTTTATCAAATATAGCCTTATCTATGCCATACGTGGCGCATAACGATTGAA
This window of the Bacteroides zhangwenhongii genome carries:
- a CDS encoding PcfK-like family protein, yielding MKVSEQFKSTIKAYLDNMAAVDSLFAPVYQKPTKNIDNCITYILNQVKKSGCCGFSDDEIFGMALHYYQEDNIEVGSPLKCNVVVNHHVELSEEEKKAAREAAIKKLQEEELAKLKKRQQAKRENNTEVQTQLTLF
- a CDS encoding ArdC family protein; translated protein: MDTASDKALQRFAELMIEKIKQVEDNWQKPWFGIKGGGLPQNIEGRTYNGVNSFMLFLLSEKEQYSLPVYMTFMQAKDNGLNILKGEKSFPVIYWNFSVRDKNGKKIPFDVYKNLDKNEQQEYKVTPFLKTYNVFNVQQTNLQETKPEKWEALKEQFKIPAIKDEQGMLTVPLIDAMVREQQWICPIYSKEGNSAYHARGEDNHIVVPLKGQFKDGENFYSTLLHEIAHSTGEPEHLNREKGVIFGDKQYAKEELVAELTSATVGQSLGISTHIREENAMYLKNWLGALKEDPKFIYNILADVGKASNMIQEHTARMEQYLTPEERFTQAVLQDNRPVLEQMKNEGFTPSSRLLESVAANHPTADNLETLHSTFGISLPSMEAEPAMKNMNEPQLGL
- a CDS encoding toprim domain-containing protein, producing the protein MKVDFNQIKTTISLPDFLLELGWKIVEGSSNSCPKMSNGTHTIVIKRNSQNQYTYWDVHSDSVRGRSIMDLMQEHLFETTGKMPSLREVGEILQNYINTNRITTPEKSRYEVGNTSMRADELQFYLSQLQPYKGNYLQKRGILKESIESRFFKDTFFIREVKNKGSVYRNVCIKMYNENGVQAISQRNETFKGIIGGKFDCLATSNHDKSRPIDILYIGESFIDCISHYQLRHSGNDLNLVYVSTEGTFTEGQMRLLRLILDKNQVKELRSIFDNDKQGHKYTLWLHRYFHGDTTDVESLSNDELRNKVRKLKNVELSENKDWNDDLKISCGICSSTEDGQ
- a CDS encoding single-stranded DNA-binding protein; the encoded protein is MSHSSDYKLLKTIIMFTGQIIGYVGADARQNKNGKGFNFHVSTKYKNVNNEEQTLWVCCFVNYESKVFEYLKKGTQVYVCGDVYADVFQKDDGSHIPSVSLTVSRIELLGKAEKKESGDGTASGQPQ
- a CDS encoding type IV secretory system conjugative DNA transfer family protein produces the protein MEREKKDLSFILILLSTLIGTAVLFQWAIVTGLYAPLRNPAMWERLMEKDILFRFLYVILIGGLAFLFPVGKVKDENKKWVYTSMTLVTASMLVVGFSRLSAWYNLFVFPILFVAYTLLVIKTLPYFIRRHAQSDDSIFGLSREESAFYFRFETASGPLVIHKPQQNVYIDGGPGSGKSESWIKGIIYQCAERNYAGFVYDWEGDPTKDKSPILSRIAYGSIEHFRNKGMETPRFAYINFVDMSRTVRVNVLSPQYMSKGNESLFIRNIIMTLMKNLEASWKEKTDFWANNAINYVYSIAYKCFKERKLGICTLPHVIALALSDSNLVFHWLSEDPEIALNMSSMLTAWKLGAQQQTAGAVSSAQTPLVLLNNKYIFWVLSPLPEEEFSLDITNKEHPTLLCVGNAPTIKEAVSPAISCIGSVLMSQMNNPGKATSIFMVDEFPTILLQGIDTFIGTARKHNVATILAVQDFNQAVRDYGEKSANILKASCGTQAYGMTGNEKTAKDIENLLGEKKEAQESYSHQAGGNNSVTESLQKEKVLKARDIAGQAAGHFIGKIAGGKPPFFSVQMDMCRFEEKEIPRFSLPVKLGNGKEEMELEILEEIIQQNYIKIIEDVNAILKKIEDKLKEKSAVPPTGTHKTEQKIIR
- a CDS encoding PcfJ domain-containing protein yields the protein MKPKTKLQMEIVNGSRKLAPVSEAQKRYAYKHCFVHYFKRDAKGNCFCLDCGHTWRDKEDKKNCKCPHCGMNLKLENSRKRTAVYKEYFCVITTYKQYQVIRFFMVDCRLKKGSPANYFIIEAVQCWMNKEGKTETLSLLRGMSIFYYDAWIYGSSLELRKRNVHHDRIYDICPAVIYPRMKVIPELTRNGFKGAFYDICPSSFFMTLLTDNRMEILYKAGQMNLFLRFLERKYGIDKYWTYVKICLRHDYVIHDADLWLDYVDMLIENKLDARNPHYLCPLNVEEAHDWVMGKCKKKYSEKDEKDYIAAKSRFFNLSFADGNIMVRVLESLSDFYKEGKLLHHCVFSNAYYKREDSLIMSATVDGRRMETVEFSLSRMEVCQCRGKSNQLSAYHDRILNLVRDNIPLIRERMVV
- a CDS encoding single-stranded DNA-binding protein, which encodes MKKIENSFAVTGFIGKDAEIRSFETASVARFSIAVSRADKTGEETSYVSAFMGIEAWRKNEALDSFDVLKKGELITVEGYFKPEEWTDSKSGEKRNRIVMVATKFYPAPEKEEEKPDQPKQKAVSKKKKASK